CTTACTTAATCGTTCGTCGGGGACGAAAGTAGTAGGCAGAAAGCTTTGGTGCAATAGGGGGCGCAATTATTTTGGCACGCGCATCAGAGGCCGTCGGTGGCCACGTCTTTGTTGATTTTCCGAATCAAGCCGCGCAGCACCGCACCAGCGCCCACTTCCACGAATTCCGTGATGCCGTTGGCTATCATATTCTCGATGGTTTGTGTCCACCGCACGGGTGCGGTAAGTTGCGCCACGAGGTTTTTGCGAATTTCCTCCGGGTCGGTCACGGGTCGTGCGTGCACGTTCTGATAGACCGGACATATAGGGCGGGCAAATTGGGTGGCGTTGATGGCCTGCTCCAGTTCGTCCTGCGCGGGTTGCATCAGGGGTGAGTGAAAGGCACCCCCTACTGGCAGTACCAGCACTCGTTTGGCCCCCGCCTCCGTGAGTTTGTTCACTGCGAGCTCAATGCCTTTGCGCGAGCCAGAAATGACCAACTGGCCAGGCGAGTTGTAATTGGCTGCCACCACCACTTCACCCTGAATGGTGCCGACCACGCGCTCCACCTCGGCATCCTCCATGCCAAGCACCGCTGCCATGGTGCTGTCCACCAGCTCACAGGCTTTTTGCATGGCAAATGCGCGTTGGCTCACCAAGCGCAGGGCATCCTCGAACGACAAGGCTCCCGAGGCCGCCAATGCCGTGAACTCGCCCAAAGAGTGGCCTGCCACCGCGTCGGGACGAAAAGTGCCCCCTACTATTTTCGCCCGCACGATGCTCTCCAAAAAGACAGCTGGTTGGGTGACTTTGGTTTGGGTCAAATCCTCTTTGGTGCCGTGAAACATGACATCCGTGATGCGCCAGCCCAATAGGTCATTGGCTTGCTCGAAAAGGTCTTTGGCTTGGGCGTTGGTCTCGTACAGTTCCTTGCCCATACCTTCGAATTGTGCTCCCTGACCGGGAAAAACATAAGCTCTCATTGAATGACAAATTGATTTACGATTTAGAAAAATAGTTGTTTGAGGGCCGACCAGAGTTGGCCTTTGCGGGTTTTGTCGGGTTCCAGCGCGGACAAGGCATCGGCAAAAAGCCATGTGGCGCCATAGAATGAAAAAGGAGTATAGGGGCGCATATTCAGCGTAAGGCCGAGTTGCGCGGGCGACAAACCGAAAACCAAAATGTGTTCGGGTTGTTTGTCCTTTATGTCCGTCGAAAATGTGACTGGCTCGCCGACGGGGATTTCCGCAAACAGCGTATCTTTCTCCAAATTTAGGTTGGCAGCCGCCAGCACCTTTCCAAGAAACTCCCGGTTGGCAGCGCCGTGTAGGGGTTCGGCCAAGGCAAGCACCCATATCCGGCAAGCGAACTGGCCTTTCGACAATTCTGCTGCGCGGCGCTCCGGCGCGATGAAAATCAAGTCGTTTTCAGCAAACATTTCTTTCGTTTTGGTGTGGGAACGCGAGAGGTGTCGTGTTCGTTTTTTGAGAAAAAAAAGTATTTTTGCAAAAATATGTTGCTTTTCGGAAATAAAAATTTTTCAAAAGCCATTTTTTTTTGTTTTTTTGAAATAAAATTTTTTTTGTTTGCCCCAAAGGTACTTAACTTTGTGCTGTCCAATCAAATGCTTTTCACCTTTGTCAATTTCCCACCACTATGGCTGTAAAGTATCCTATCAGTGTGACCCCAGCAACCCGTTCAAAGATTCACGAGGTTGATTTTTCCAACATCCCTTTCGGAAAAGTGATTTCCGACCATGTTTTCATCGTTGACTACGATGGTCAGAACTGGGTCAACCCGCGCATCGAGCCGTATCGCAATCTCGAAATCGCGCCTTCCAACTTGGCGCTCCACTACGGCCAGAGCATCTTTGAAGGTATGAAGGCCACCAAAATCAACGGCGTGCCCGTGCTTTTCAGAGCCGATATGCACGCCCGCAGGCTCAACGTATCCGCCGAACGGATGTGCATGCCCAATATGCCGGAAGACCTCTTCATGCAAGGGCTGAGAATGCTGGTCGAACTTGACAAAGACTGGATACCGGAAGATGACGACCACGCGCTCTACATACGTCCGTTGATGTTTGCCACCGATGAATACTTTGGTGTGCACGCTTCCGAGACCTATCGTTTCCTCATCTTCACCGGCCCGGTTGGCCCATACTATCCGAAGCCCGTCAAACTCTGGGTGGAAGAAGTGTTCACCCGTGCGGCACAGGGCGGCGTTGGGGAGGCCAAATGCGCAGGCAACTACGGTGCTTCGCTGCTCCCGGCCCAACGTGCAAAGAAAAACGGCTACGACCAAGTGATGTGGATGGATGCTGTGGAGAAAAAATATGTGCAAGAAGTGGGTACCATGAACCTCTTCTTTGTGATGGACGGCAAGGTTATCACACCTGCCACCACGGGCACCATCCTGCGGGGGGTCACGCGCGATACCATCATTACCTTGCTCAAAGATTGGGGCTACACAGTGGAAGACCGCCTCATCAGCATTGCTGAAATCGCGGATGCCTACTGGCGCGGCACCTTGCAAGAATGCTTCGGTGCCGGCACTGCTGCGGTGGTGAGCCATGTGAGCGACATCACTTGGCGCGACCGCCGGATGGATTTGCCGCCCGTGGATGCCGAGCACCGCCCCGTCGGCACCAAGCTCAAAAAATATATCAATCGCTTGCGCACTGGCTTGGAGCCGGACAAGTACAACTGGTTGCAATACTGCGAAAACACGGGCGTGACTGAATTAGCGATGGATAAGGAACTGGTGACCGTGTGACAAAACAACCTGTTCAATTTCAAAATAAACAATGCAGCCTCGCCCTCTCGGACGGGGCTGTTTTTTTCGAGAAAACACCCTTTTGCCAGCGCTATCCACCGGGGGCTTTTGATTCGTCCGACGAATGCGCAACACGACTAATCGACTTTCCATGAAAAAGGAATGGTTCGCGGAGTGGTTCGACTCTCCCTACTACTATATGCTCTACAAGAGCCGCGACGAACAAGAGGCTCAACAGACTCTCGACAATTTGCTCAAGGCACTCGACCTGCCACCGGGGGCGCAGATACTTGACTTGGCTTGCGGCAAAGGCCGTCACAGTCGTTATTTGGCGGCTCAGGGTTTTGTCGTGACGGGTTTGGATATTTCGGATTCAAGCATCACATTCGCCCGCCAGTTTGAGCACGAACGCCTGACCTTTTACCAGCACGATATGCGGCTTCCGTTCAGAATCAACTTCTACGATGCCATCGTGAATATGTTCACCAGTTTCGGTTATTTTCAGACTGACCACGACCATTTGCTGACTTTGAAAAACGTGCAGCGCGGGCTGAAGCCGGGGGGACTGTTCTTGCTCGACTATTTCAATGCCGATTGGGTGCGGCAACATCTCGTGCGGACGGAAACTAAACGGGTGGATAACATTGATTTTTTGCTGAAAAGAAACCTCCGGGGAGGGTATGTCTTCAAGACGGTGGAGTTTGCGACGGGTGGGCGCCTGTTCCGGTTTCGTGAGCAGGTGCGCTTGTTTCGGTTGCCTGATTTTGAGGTGTTATTCGCGGAGGCTGGCTTGAAATTGCTGCGCACTTATGGAGGGTACGACTTGAGCGAGTTTGATGCACGCTCGTCGCAGCGCCTGATTCTTATCGCACAAAAACCATTGATGTCTTGATTATGCTTCAAACCCTGCAACACTGGGACGCTGCCGCTTTTCAGTTCGTGAACGCCAGTCTTAGCAATCCGCTCTTTGACGCGGTGCTGCCCTTTTTTCGGGAAAAATGGTTTTGGGCACCGCTCTATCTTTTTCTGGCGGTGTTTGTTTGGCTCAATAGCGGAAATAAAAAATGGGCTATCATCTTGGGCATGGTGCTGGCCGCTGGGTTGGCTGACCTGACGAGCAGTCGTTTGGTGAAGCAAAATGTGCAGCGCCTGCGTCCGTGCAACGACCCGGCCATGGTGGAGCGCGTTGTTTTGCGCGTTTCCTGCGGTTCGGGCTATAGTTTCACTTCCTCTCACGCGGCCAATCATTTTGCGGTGGCGGTTTTTATCGTTGGCGTGTTTGGGTATGTGCGGCGCTGGGTGCGTCCGGTCGCTTTGGGTTGGGCAACCGCGATTGCTTTCTCTCAGGTATATGTCGGGGTGCATTATCCCGGCGACGTATTGTGCGGCGCGGCATTGGGTGGCCTGATTGGTTGGGCGGTGATGTGGTTGTTCGTGAAGCGAGTGAGGGGGGGGGAGAAAGGGGCATCGTAATGCGCTCTGCATACTCTCACCGAACCACCACTACCTTCCTGCTGCCCAGAAAGCGCCCGTCGTGCCACAGCTCCAGCCAGTAGAAGCCCGGCGACAAGTCTCGTGCCTGCACGCGCAGACCTTGCGTGGCAAGCACGGGAATGCCCTGCGCGTTGCGCAACACGGTGCGCCACGTCCCTTCGGCGCTCAGGCATTCGGGGCAATCCACCCAGATGAAGTCGCGGGCGGGATTGGGGCGAATGCTCCAAGCGGGCGAGTGGTCGGGCTGCGCGATGGAGGTGCCGAGTTGTACCAGCACGGTTTCCACGATTTGGCAGCCTGTGGTGGGGGTGATGGTGACGCTATAAGTGCCGGGTTGGGCGACGTTGATGGTCGGCGAGGTCTCGCCTGATGACCAGATGTAGGAGGCATTGGGTATGGTGGCATTTAGCGTGATATTTTGGCCGGGCGGCAGTTTGACGACTTGTCCGAGGTCAACGGAGGCGGAGAGCGAGCCGTCGTCGTGCCATTGTTGCAGTTGTTCGATGTTGGGTTTCACCAAGCCAAAAATATCAGGGCAGGGGTGGGGGATGTCGGGGTGCAGCGTGAACAAGGTGGAGACGCGGAAGGCGTCGCCAGCGGCGAAGGTGAAAGGCCCGTGCGACATGAGGGTGCGCCTATCCGCGTAAGCCAAATTGGCGGAGCACATCGTCCATCCCGTAGGGTTTGAAGGATTGTCTGGAAATACATGCGAAGTAGGGTTGGCACCATTAGGTTCGTATCCCATGCCACCAAAATTGAGGAAATTGCCATCCCTCCATTTCCCTTGCAAATAATGATAGAAATGAGCTGGGAGTTGAGGGTCAATCACGGGGGGGAAATTAATCAGTCCTGAGCTCAAATAACACATACTGTAGTCCATGCTGCGATTGATAAACGTCGCTGTTTGAACAGGTATGTTGCTTCCGAAACCAACAATACCTTGAAAACAAAGGGTGTCGTTGGCACTTTGGTTATAGACATAAAGGGTGTTTGCTTCAGGCAAGGAGCCAAAATGGTCGTCGTGGTAGCAGCCCAAGTCAAAGTCAATGAATAAACCAAAAAATGCGTTTTTATAGTTTTTGTCAAAACGGTTGACGAATTCGAATTCCGCCAACAATGATTTGTCAATCAATTCATTCTTTGTGCAATCGTAAGCATGCACAGAAGCAAAAACATCCAATCCCATAGATTTGCTTTCGGACCTATTGTGCTTGGTGCTATCGGTGAAAACCCACCAAGCCATCTGGTCGCCCTTGATGAGCGGGTAATCGCCGTCGTACACGTTGTAGATGCCATCGCTGTTGGCATCCACGAATGGGGCGGGAAACAAATCGGGAGGGGTGGTCACGGGAGTGAAATCGAGATTGTATTGGAGGTGCGGGTTGCCCTTGGCGGGCCAAGTAAGCACATCGAATGGCACAGGGTGGTTGAGAAACTGGTCGGTGCCGAAGTCGAGACGCAAGCGGTTGATTTCGGCACGGTTGGTCGCCCAAACACGCTCAAAATCACGCATCTGTGTCTTTGTCGTGCCGGGGCGAAAGTCTGAGTTGGGGAAGAAAAAATAATCATTTGCGGACGCAAACAGTGAATCGTTTTCATCCAAGGCCGCTATCCAAGGTGATGCAGCGAATATCGTCGCGGTATTATTGTCTTTCAACGACAAGAGGGTGGCATGGTTGCTTCGGTCGTAAAACAGACTGGCATTGGGCGGAAAAGTAGCCTGAATATTGTCCGTCTGGATTCTGCGTTCTTGAATCAGTATGCGCTCCTCTGTCGCAGCGGTGAATCCCATCCCATCGGTTTTGATGAGCCTAAATTCATTGGGCGCATACCCGCGCACCGCCACCACGAATCCCCCATCGCCTGACCGAGATACCTGTGCGCCTACGCCATGTATGAATGTTGTTCTCCACACTTCCCCGCCGTTGGCATCCAAGCGGATGAGCACAGCTTTTGAGCTGTCCGATTCGCCCGTCAAAACACTCCCGCCATTGTTGGTGGCGGCTATATCAAGAAATCTTTTGTCTGGTGTTTCTTTTTTCCAAATCTCTATTCCATTGTCATCCAATTTTGCAACAACGGCATGGCTATCGGACACCTGCCCACAAACAATGAACCCTCCTGAAACCACCGCAATCGAGTGTGTTCTATAATCGTATTTGTTTCTCCAGACCTCCTCACCATCCAGATTGAGCGCCACAAGTTGCTGGCTGGTATTTGACACAAGAAAGCCGTCGTTGTAAGGTAAAACGTGAACGACGCTCATATCCAACGGCCTGCTCCATTCCTCGACAAACCCGCCCCCCTCGGTATGTTTTATTTTTCGATAAAACTTGTTTGCAAATAGCAGATATGTGCTGTCGCTCATTGGAACCATAATGGGCCGTGTGCCTGTGGGAGCGGTGGAAGTGTCGGTATAAGAATAGGTGTTTGTTACCCCAACACCGGGGCGGTGTTCGACGATGGAATAGTCGGATGAGGGGGTGGAAGGGCACCTGCTAATCAGAAAATAAGGGTGTCCGTTGTTGGCTGCGCGTTTCTTGACAACGGATGTCCAATGCACGGCTGCGCCACTACCCGATGGTCTTTGCATATACCCTGTGACCACACCTGACTCATCAATCTGAAAAATTCTATCGTTGGTGCTCAATAGATATTGGACATCCTCTATATGCAGCCTGCAAAAACTGATATCGAGCGGTAGTGCCGGCCACAGGTTTTTATGCCAGACTTGTTGCGCCAAGAGATTGCACAATACCCAACACAAAAAAACCGAGAGTAGGATTGTTTTTTTCATAACCGGAGATTTTTTGCCCAAATATACTCCTCCCCCCGAAGCCCGTTGTGCAACCCATTTTTTTCCAAAAGTCAGGTTTCAAAGAGGTTGGTCTCATAATGTCGCTCACGGATTTTATGCGAGTGAATTGTGCAGATTGTCTGTGAACGGCGGCACGGCATAGTCTGTCAAAACAGGCACTGCCTTACTCGGCCCGCCCAAGCCGGCTTCCCTTGCCCTCCAACCAATCCACATACTCCGCCGACCCCAATCGAAACTTGAAGGGGACTGCCCCCCGTTTGGCCACGTCGTGTTCGATGCGGCAGAAAAACGGCAGCCGCTCAGCCGACCAACGCGGCAGAAATATGGGCGACCCCACGCCTTCGGTTTGATGGCTCTTTACATATCTCGACGGCAGCCTTTCCACGCTAAGGCGATATGCTACTATTGGTGTGTAGGTTGCTTCTCGCAGTGGAAACAAGTTTTTTTCGCCTAAAAAGGATTGGCTCATCCCCGTCTGACTCAAAAAGAGCAACACGCCAATCGCCCAGCCTTCCAACTTTTTAATTTTTTTTGGCGCCTTCATACAATTCAAATTTTTGAAAACTGCACTCCAACGCGCCGTTGAGCAAAGTGATTTTGCGACTGGGCCGCAACCCGACGTGTTTCAGCGCGTCGCGGTTCGACGAAATCAACCACGCATTCCAGCCTGCCCAGTGCCGCTTCAGTCGGTCGCCGATGCTTGCGTAAAAAGCCGCGACATCTTCCATCTTCAGGCGCTCGTCGTAAGGCGGATTGGTGATAAGGGCGCCTTGCGCCTCGGGGGGCATCAATTTCTCGAATGGCGTTTTTTCCACTCGCACCACGCTTTCCAGCCCTGCGGACAAGACGTTGATGGCTGTTGCGTTGCGGGCGCGCGCATCCTTGTCGGAAGCCCAGATGGGGAACTCAAACGCCTGCACGCGGCCATCGGCCTCTTTCTTGACTGTTTCCCAGAGTTTCCGATTGAAATCCGGCCATTTGAAAAAGCCGAACACCTCGCGCTTGTGCTGGGGTGGGGTATGGGTGGCTATCATGGCCGCCTCGATGGGCAGGGTGCCGCTGCCGCACATGGGGTCAACGAAAGCCCCCACGCCGTCCCAGCCAGAGAGCAATACCATGCCAGCTGCCAGCACCTCGTTGAGCGGAGCCTCCACTGTGTCGCGTCGGTAGTTGCGGCGGTGCAGCGAGTCGCCGCTGGCATCGAGCGAGATGTCGCAATGGGTGCCTTGTATGTGCACATTGACACGCAAGGTTGGGGCCACGGTGTTCACGTTGGGGCGGCGGTTGTATCGGTCCCTGAACTGGTCCACAATGGCATCCTTGGTGAGCAACCCGACGTACTGAGAATGGCGAAACGCCTCGCCTTGTGTCACGGCATCCACGGCCAAGGTGTCGTCCACGCGCATGAAGTCCGACCAGTCAATTTCACGAATGGCCTCGTAGTAATTGCGCTCGTTGTAGGCCGGGAAAGTGTGTATGGGCACCAAAATTCGCAAAGCGGTGCGGAGTTCATAGTTGGCGCGATAGAGCGTGCGCAGGTCGCCGTCGAAAGCGACTCCGCGCTTGAGTGGCCTGATGCCATTGGCACCGAGGGCGCGGAGCTCGTCGGCGAGCACGGGTTCGAGGTTGGCGAGTGTTTTGGCGATGTATTGTTGCATGGGTATGTGAAGGCTTGCGAATCAGTCAAGGCGAACTTTTCATAGGTTTGCAAAAAAATAACGCGATATGAAACGCCTTCCTTTTCTCCTTTGCGCAGTCCTGTTTTTTTCCTGCAAAGAAACTGCTCCTTCCGACAAAGAAAAAATCGAGCGCGTGCCAACTGACACCGTTGCTCCCGAATCAACATTGGCCGCCTTGGGCATCACGCTGCCCACGCCCTCCGCGCCAGTGGCGAACTACGTCAAATGTGTGCGCACGGGCAACCTGCTTTTCCTCGCTGGCGCAGGGCCGATGAAAGATGGCCAATACATCACTGGCAGGCTGGGGGCCGACTTGAGCATCGAACAGGGATATCAAGCGGCCCGTCTGACGGCCATCAATCAATTGGCTGTGCTTAAGGCCGAATTGGGCGACCTGCGCAAGGTCAGGCGTGTGGTGAAAGTGCTAGGCATGGTGCAATGCACCCCCGATTTCACTAACCAACCCGAAGTGGTCAATGGTTTTTCCGACCTCATGGTGGAGGTGTTCGGCGAGCGCGGCAAACACGCCCGCTCGGCAGTGGGTATGTCGGCTCTGCCGCGCGGCATGGCAGTGGAAGTGGAATTGGTGGTGGAGGTGGGGGAATGAATTTACTGTTTCACGACCCTCCCTGCGCCTACCTGTCGGCTGTCAGCGGCGAGTAATACCCAAAAATACACACCCGCCGCCCAGCCCTCCGTCCGCACCGCCACGCGCCCTGCCGCGCCCTGCAGGCGCGTCTCGTGGACGACGCGCCCGTACGGGTCGGTAAAGAAGAGCCGGCTCTCGCCCCTTGCCTGCGGCAGGCTGTACGAGAGGGTGAACCCATCAGTGGCGGGGTTGGGCCACACCTGCACCGTGTTTTTTTCGGTTGCGGGCAGCGGGTTGTTCACGCTCACCGTGGCCGTGCACGGCACCCCGGGGTTGTCGAGCGGTCCGAGGCGGTAGTTGGGGAAAGAAGGCATGGAGGCACCTGTTGGCGTCTGGAATTTGACCCCGCGCTGCTCCACATTGCAGGCCAGGCCCGGCTCGTCCGGTTTGTGGATGACATGATAGTAGCGGGTGTCGCCGCCAGCACAAATATAAATCTTGCAGTCAGGTCCCAGTTGACACTGCCAAAACATGGTGGGAAAGGGGTCTGCAAAGCCGTCCCATTCGGCCACGGTCGTCTGTGATGCGCTGATGTCGGGTGCCCATAAATCCAACTGGTATAAAAATTTGCGGCAGGATAAATATAAGTAGCGATTGTTGGGCGACACCGCGCATCCAATTTCTCCAACCAATTGATTGCCATAATCAAAGGATATGGTGTCAAACTGCGTAAACACCCCTGCCTCGCGGTCGAAGGAATAGACCATGACCGGGTCATATCTGTTTGTTCTATAAATCTTTTCGCCATCTGGCGAAGCCACAATTTGGCCTAAACTTTCTCCGGCAGGATTAGCCATGATGCCGATAGTCTGCTGGAAAGTGTCAACGATTCCCTCTTTAGCAAATTTAAATATGTAGAACACATTGCTGTTCCGCCGGGCGGTGATAAGCCACCAGTCTTTTCCATTCCCATGTTTTATAGCGCAAATCCCTCCTTGCGATAACGTATCGGACATACATTCCACGTTCTTGGCAATTACTTTTCCTTTGCCGTTATTTTGATTCATGTCCACTATTGAATAATATAATTTATCGAAAACTATATCAACAGGGTTGGAGTATATAATATACCTTTTATGAAACAGGTAGTATAGGCCGGATGTGTCGGGTTGCGGCAAAATGACGGAATTTTGTGGCCCCCCAGCATATCCGTCGTTGTATTGTACGCACCACAATGTGTGAGTGCTTCCGGGATTAATATTCTCGCCATTTTCCAAAGTCTCATTGTCAGCTCCGGCAATTTCACACCCGTTTGTGAAAAAAAGTAAATTTCCCGCACTATCGCAAATGCTGGAATTGGTGGTGTACATATTTTGTTTGCGGTAATTGTAAGTTGCCTTCACGGGGCTGAAATTGAAGTCTAGCAACGAGCCGCCGTAGGTAGTGTCGGATGACTGGTTGTCGTCGCCCGTTATCCATACGTAGTCGTGTTTTTGGGACTGCACAACATGGGATAGCGCCAGCAAGAATAGAATCGCACGAGTTCTCATAAAAAAAAACAAAAAGAGATAGCATACGTCATGGGAAACGTATGCTATCCCGAGTGAAACAATAGGCTTATCGGCTTATGATGAGTTTGCCGGAAAAGTTGTTTTCGCCAGGCACGGCATACCAGTAAACACCTGCCGGCAAGTTGCTTGTCGTTACCAAGACGCGACCGTGGCTCTCGGGCAAATTGATTGCCATCACGGCTTGCCCAAAGACGTTGAACAGCGCCAACCGCTGCCCCGAGTCGCTCAACCCGTTGTATTCGACCGTGAATACATCTTGGACGGGATTGGGAAACAGTTTCAGCGATTGGCCCGGGGGCGTTGTTTTTCTCCGGGTGTTGTCAGAGCGTTCCCCGCCGTAGCAATTGACGAAATCGTCGTAATTGTTGGGGTTCCTTTCTAACAAATTCAGCATCGCCCTCGCCCGCAGCACCGCTTCTCCATCGGAGAGGGGGCAAAGTTCGGCGATTGCCTCCAGCGACGCGATTTGGGCTGCGGTAAAGTCATAGTTGCCAATGGCGACTGTTTGCAAAAATATCTCGTTGACGGCTTTTTCGTTGGCTTGATAGGCGGCGCTCCCCGTCAGGCCGTTGTTTTGCGACAAAAGACTCGCTGCGGCTGAAGGGCGGGCTTCCTCGCTCATATCCCCCAATTGTCGAATGCCCACCTGCACCTCGGCATAGCCCGCGAGGCCGTTGGACTGAGCCTGCGTTATGAAGGCTGCAACATCTGCATTCGTGGGGTACGGGTTGCCTTCTTCCAAAACAAGTTCGTAAAAGCGCCTTTGCGCCAGCCAGTTATTTTCGGATTGATATTCGATACCCGTCAGTTCTCCTTTCACAATGCGTATGTCCAAGTCAAAATCCGTTGCCGCAGCGGGCAAAGGGCAAGCGGATGGCGGTAAACATTGGTAAGACAAGGCAGGGTCTTCAACATCTTCAAACCACAATTGAGGAAGCCAAGCGTTCGGCAAGAAATCAGGGTTTTCATTGGCGTCAACGGTGAACTTCGAGGTTTGGGCAGCGTTGTTCCCAGCCAACGCCTCGGTTCCTTCAAACTTGTTCCCCCGATGTACCTGAGGTCCCAGCACCGCATCCGTGCCGAGCAGCAGCCCTGTCGCTGCGTTGTTTTTCATGGTGTTGCCGGCCACGTCGGCCTTCGCCTTTCCCGCCAGCATGCCCTCGAAATGCAGCCCGCGCGCGGTGCCGTCGGCGGTGTTGCACAGGATGCTGCCGCGGGCGGGGTGGATGGCGTAGATGGCGGCGTTGTCGCCGCTGCCGGGGTTGGTTATGGTGTTGCAGTTGAGGGTGTTGCGGTCGCCGCCTTCCATGCGAGAGGCAGAGCCGCAGGGCGAAAAAAATGTGTTCACCTTGCTGTCATGTTTTAGCGTTGCACGATTATTTTTCCCGAAGATAAGCCTACATCATTGCTTGCGATGCTGAAAAAATACACACCCGCCGCCCAGCCCTCCGTCCGCACCGCCACGCGCCCTGCCGCGCCCTGCAAGCGCGTCTCGTGGACGACGCGCCCGTACGGGTCGGTAAAGAAGAGCCGGCTCTCGCCCCTTGCCTGCGGCAGGCTGTACGAGAGGGTGAACCCATCGGTGGCGGGGTTGGGCCACACCTGCACCGTGTTTTTTTCGGTTGCGGGCAGCGGGTTGTTCACGCTCACCGTGGCCGTGCACGGCACCCCGGGGTTGTCGAGCGGTCCGAGGCGGTAGTTGGGGAAAGAAGGCATGGAGGCACCGCTTCGTGCGGGTAACAAAAGGCCTCGTTGCTCAACATTGCATCCTGCCCCCTCTTCATCAGGATTGTGAATAACGTGAAAGTATTGGGTGTCTCCACCTGCAAGACCATATATCTTGCAATCGGGGGCAAGTTGTAGCTGGTAAAATAACGTTGGAAATGGGGTGGTGAATTCGTCCCACTCAGCTACGGTTGTCTGTGATGCGCTGATATCACTGGCCCAGGTATCCAATTGATATAAGAACTTTCGGCATCCTAAATATAAAAAACGGTTGTTGGGCGACACCGCGCACCCGATTTCTCCAACCAATTGATTGCCATAATCAAAGGATATGGTGTCAAACTGCGTAAACACCCCTGCCTCGCGGTCGAAGGAATAGACCATGACAGGATTGTAGCGATAGGTACGATACAGTTTGCTGCCATCCGGAGAGAAAACCATCTGACCAAACCCTTCTCCGTCTGGGTCTGGGAGTATGCCGATGGTCTGTTGGAAGGTGTCCACAATTCCCTGGCTCGTGAACCTAAAGATGTAAAACTGGTTGCTGTTGCGCCGGGGCGTGACGAGCCACCAATCCTTGCCGTTGGCGTGTTTGACAGCGGCTATTTCGCCGCGA
This genomic interval from Saprospiraceae bacterium contains the following:
- a CDS encoding RidA family protein — encoded protein: MKRLPFLLCAVLFFSCKETAPSDKEKIERVPTDTVAPESTLAALGITLPTPSAPVANYVKCVRTGNLLFLAGAGPMKDGQYITGRLGADLSIEQGYQAARLTAINQLAVLKAELGDLRKVRRVVKVLGMVQCTPDFTNQPEVVNGFSDLMVEVFGERGKHARSAVGMSALPRGMAVEVELVVEVGE
- a CDS encoding T9SS type A sorting domain-containing protein, whose translation is MNTFFSPCGSASRMEGGDRNTLNCNTITNPGSGDNAAIYAIHPARGSILCNTADGTARGLHFEGMLAGKAKADVAGNTMKNNAATGLLLGTDAVLGPQVHRGNKFEGTEALAGNNAAQTSKFTVDANENPDFLPNAWLPQLWFEDVEDPALSYQCLPPSACPLPAAATDFDLDIRIVKGELTGIEYQSENNWLAQRRFYELVLEEGNPYPTNADVAAFITQAQSNGLAGYAEVQVGIRQLGDMSEEARPSAAASLLSQNNGLTGSAAYQANEKAVNEIFLQTVAIGNYDFTAAQIASLEAIAELCPLSDGEAVLRARAMLNLLERNPNNYDDFVNCYGGERSDNTRRKTTPPGQSLKLFPNPVQDVFTVEYNGLSDSGQRLALFNVFGQAVMAINLPESHGRVLVTTSNLPAGVYWYAVPGENNFSGKLIISR